Sequence from the Mesotoga infera genome:
AATCTTTCTCAGCACTACTACACTTGAAAAAAGACCTGTAAGCGCGCTTACAAGAATCGCGGCAAATATTGCGTTTCTGAGGAAAGTGTATTCAATAATGTCTCTGATGAAATCCTGAATCATATGTTATGTTCCCTCTCGAAGTGATCCCTGGACTTTATGAAGAGATCGAAATCGCTGGAGAATGCCAATTGCAGCTCTTCAGGCGTGATCCTGTCCGCCGCTGTGTGGCAATGAAGAGTCTTGTTGATACACATCACAGTATCACATGCTTCGAAAACCATTCCAATGTCGTGGCTAATCATCAATATTCCGATATTCTTCTCATTCTTTAGAGAATCCAGCAACCTGTAAAAAGAAGCCTTTCCCATCTCATCCACACCGGCTTCGGGCTCGTCAAGTATTAGCAATTCGGGATTGGAAGCCAATGCCCGTGCCAACATTAATCGTTGATACTCACCACCGGATAGCGTACCCGCCTTCCTATCTTTCAGATTCAGGATTCCCACCGTTTCGAGGAGTTCCTCCACCCTCCTCCAATCGCTTCTTCTAAAGGACTTCAAAACTCCACGTTCTCCGTAAAGTCCCATTCCTGCCACTTCTCTTACCCTTATAGGAAAGTCGCGTTTTCTTTCAGGATTCTGAGATAAGTATCCTATTCTGCCAGAAACATGTATCCTTCCCGAATAATCGTTAAGATCGCCGACGATAGCTTTGATTAGAGTTGTTTTTCCGGCTCCGTTCGGTCCAATTATTCCGACGAATTCTCTACGACACATTTCGAAAGAAATATCTTTGAGGATCCAGTAACTCCCAATCTTATAGCTTAGATGCTCCACTCTTAGAATTCTACTCTCCATCAAATACCTTCTTTATTTCGACTAGATTCCACTGAAGCAATTCCATAATGCTCTCTGTTGAGATCCCTAGACTATCCAATTCTCCATGTTTTACAGAGGTCTCATCCATCAATATGTCTATTGCTCTCTTCGAATGCTGGTATTCCGCAAACATCCCAATCACGTCCTGACTTCTTACGAAATCAACCAGTTTCATTATCTCTCCAATCGTTGGCTCATCTCCAACGCCCTGCAGAACAGGTTCAAGCAGTATTCCATATCTCTTAAAAAAGTACGAGAAGCTGGGATGAGCTACAATCACAGTTTTTCCTTCAAATCTTTCCATATATGAAGCAGTTTCATCATTGAATTCTTGAAGATTCTTGATCAAGTCTGCTGCGTTAGAGGTGAAGAATTCTGAATTGCCAGGATCAAGAGAAGACAATGTACTAACCAGAAACGGAACCACGTAATCCGACAGAATAATTGGATCAAGCCAAACATGAGGATTATCATGGTGTCCAGATGCATCGTCATCACTTTTCTCCTTCTCATCCACAAGAAGCTCATCCGGCAAAATACTCCCAACATATACAACTGTCTTGCCCCGTAAAGATAAATCTTCTAGATAAGGGTTCAGGAAAACCTCCAGGTCCAGTCCGTTCGCAATCACCAAATCGGCCTCGTTGAGCTTTCTTATATCGGAGATCTTGGGGGAAAATATATGAGGATTTTGACCTGGTCCAACTAGAAGATCGACCTCCGTCTCTTCACCGGTGATCTCTTTTAGAATCAGATAGTAAGGGTTTATTGTTGCAACGATTTTCAGCGGAAATGAAGTGGCTGCAAACAGAAGAATCAGCAGAACTGAAATCATCATCGGTCTGCTTTTCACATTTTTCCCTCCTCAATATCAGAGAACATTTTTCTCTTGCATTCTCCACAGATTCCAATGAAATAGAAAACGTGGCCCGTAATCGTGAAGTCCCGATCTTCAGCAACCGATTCTGCAAGCGAGTCGGCAAAACACTCATAAAACGGTTCCGTTTTATGACATCTCTTGCAGTGCAGAAAATGAATCGGCTCCTTTTGACTACTGAAATAGAACCTTGTCTCACACTCAAAAGATACGGAACGTATGAGTCCTTCTTCTTCCAGAAAGGAAAGGCTTCTGTACACGCTTGAGAGATTTGGACTTCCTTTGAGCATTCCGTGGATTGAATCGGCATTAAGCGGCGCATTGGAATTGTTAATCCTATCGAGAATTTCTCGCCTAAGCGATGTCAATCTTCTCAAAAAAACACCTCCCGCTTGCATATAATTCGCGCAACTCACTTGCATGATATTTTCTCATGTTTAGCCTGCGCTGTCAATTAGCAGCCTAGAAAGGTTCTTCTTCCCAGGTCAAAAAAAGCTTTCAGGCGGCTGTAAAAAAGCATGGGATAAGGCATTTGCAAGTTGGAAGGTGCCATTTATCTCTATTCCTGGGTCTCTCAAGAGGATTAAGACTTTCCCGGAAGCATCTTGCCAGACTTCTCCATAAACTCTGATTCTCTTTCTATAGAATCTCTGAAAATCAGTGGAACCCTGAACGAAAAGCGATGCCTCTTCAGATCTGACTCTTGCAACGACATCCTCACCGATGATATTGAACCCATTTATATCTGTAACTAAGAATTCTATCCAAATTATCTTTCCCAGGAAACCTCCTGACTTGTACGAATTCAGGTTTCTTCTCACAAATGAGGCTTCATAGACTTGAGAATCGTCATACAGTGAGAAGACTCCTCTTCTGTTGATGAAAGCCTCTCTATAGGCATCTCTTATCTCCGATGAATAGTGAGATGTTTCCTCGTAAGTCAAAGGTCTTGCCAGACCTTGCCTTACAATTTCCCCGTTCACAAATGTTCCGCTGGAATCGAAAACATAGGCAAGATGCCTGCCATAAGTATCCTTTCCGTGGAGTTCAAGAGTAACCTTTCCACTGTCAAGAATCATCTGCTCCAAAAACTCTCTCGATTCTTCTGCGAACTGCCCCTCAGGTTTGCTCCCCGGTCTGATCTCAGGCGCATCTATTCCTATGAGTCTTACAGTACCATCGAGAGCCCTTACTGTCAGGGAATCACCATCGATTACAGAGGCAACCGTAGTACCAATCTTTGAACGGTCACATCCTTGCAGAAGAAAGAGCACAAGCAAAAATGCGAAAACTGCGATCAAACTGCGCTTTCTCTTCATCGTTCACTTCTCCTTCGTCAACTTCATCATTTAGTCTAAGAAATGTGACTTTCTAACCTGGTCTCCACCAATATACTACAAGCGCTCCAAAAACCGGTATCTGATTTTCTATGTCAAAGGTTAGAATATAGATGTTGGAAGCACAAAGGTGGTGTGAGAATGATGCCCGAAAACCCTTCCGAAAACTTCTCGGATCTCGTGATACAAGCTGTTATGAATATTGAAGATGCGATAGCGATTTTCGATGAAAGCCTCCAAGTGGTGTTTTCAAATGATAGCGGCTCACTATTGATGGAACACAATCGAGAAGAAATAGCCAAGAAGATTAGAGACTTTAGACATTCAGTTGAGGAGCCTACGACGTATCATCACATGAAGCGCAGCGGAAGGTGGCTGAGATTCTACATAAAGAGATTGAATGCTGCAGAAAAGAGATATTTTCTGTTTGTGGCAGAGGACATCTCAGATCTCAAGCTGGCTGAACAGACCATAGCACAACTAGCCCACTTTGATGGAGAAACTGGGCTTCCAAATTATGTGCTTTTTAGAGATAGACTGAACATGGCATTATTTAGGAACAGGAGAAACAATTTACTATCAATGGTGGCTGCCCTTGAGCTTTGCAGCAGAAGCGGCACTTCAAGTATAGAAGAATCAACTGTAGTAGACATGACCGATGAACTGATAAAGGGAATCAGAAAGAGCGATACTCTCTGCAGATTCTCTCGACGCGAGTTCCTGTTGCTTGCAGAAGATCTCAAAGATCAGAGGAGCGCTAGCACTATTCTTCGAAAAGCACTAGACTCATTCGAAAAATGGAAATCGGTTACCGGGGAGACTTCTCTAGAACTGAAGGCGGGATTCGTCTTGCTTCCAAGAGACGGGGTTGATCCCGAGCAGC
This genomic interval carries:
- a CDS encoding metal ABC transporter ATP-binding protein, which translates into the protein MESRILRVEHLSYKIGSYWILKDISFEMCRREFVGIIGPNGAGKTTLIKAIVGDLNDYSGRIHVSGRIGYLSQNPERKRDFPIRVREVAGMGLYGERGVLKSFRRSDWRRVEELLETVGILNLKDRKAGTLSGGEYQRLMLARALASNPELLILDEPEAGVDEMGKASFYRLLDSLKNEKNIGILMISHDIGMVFEACDTVMCINKTLHCHTAADRITPEELQLAFSSDFDLFIKSRDHFEREHNI
- a CDS encoding GGDEF domain-containing protein: MMPENPSENFSDLVIQAVMNIEDAIAIFDESLQVVFSNDSGSLLMEHNREEIAKKIRDFRHSVEEPTTYHHMKRSGRWLRFYIKRLNAAEKRYFLFVAEDISDLKLAEQTIAQLAHFDGETGLPNYVLFRDRLNMALFRNRRNNLLSMVAALELCSRSGTSSIEESTVVDMTDELIKGIRKSDTLCRFSRREFLLLAEDLKDQRSASTILRKALDSFEKWKSVTGETSLELKAGFVLLPRDGVDPEQLVNKAFGFIQDRATGK
- a CDS encoding Nuclease (SNase), yielding MKRKRSLIAVFAFLLVLFLLQGCDRSKIGTTVASVIDGDSLTVRALDGTVRLIGIDAPEIRPGSKPEGQFAEESREFLEQMILDSGKVTLELHGKDTYGRHLAYVFDSSGTFVNGEIVRQGLARPLTYEETSHYSSEIRDAYREAFINRRGVFSLYDDSQVYEASFVRRNLNSYKSGGFLGKIIWIEFLVTDINGFNIIGEDVVARVRSEEASLFVQGSTDFQRFYRKRIRVYGEVWQDASGKVLILLRDPGIEINGTFQLANALSHAFLQPPESFF
- a CDS encoding zinc ABC transporter substrate-binding protein, whose protein sequence is MMISVLLILLFAATSFPLKIVATINPYYLILKEITGEETEVDLLVGPGQNPHIFSPKISDIRKLNEADLVIANGLDLEVFLNPYLEDLSLRGKTVVYVGSILPDELLVDEKEKSDDDASGHHDNPHVWLDPIILSDYVVPFLVSTLSSLDPGNSEFFTSNAADLIKNLQEFNDETASYMERFEGKTVIVAHPSFSYFFKRYGILLEPVLQGVGDEPTIGEIMKLVDFVRSQDVIGMFAEYQHSKRAIDILMDETSVKHGELDSLGISTESIMELLQWNLVEIKKVFDGE
- a CDS encoding transcriptional repressor; translated protein: MRRLTSLRREILDRINNSNAPLNADSIHGMLKGSPNLSSVYRSLSFLEEEGLIRSVSFECETRFYFSSQKEPIHFLHCKRCHKTEPFYECFADSLAESVAEDRDFTITGHVFYFIGICGECKRKMFSDIEEGKM